From Solanum stenotomum isolate F172 chromosome 2, ASM1918654v1, whole genome shotgun sequence:
CAGCTTTTCAAGGGAGAACTCGTCCACAGGGATGGGAGCAGGACCTACTCCCCTGGCATGCACACGTTCACCCCAAAATTGTTGATCCCCAAAGAAAGGTACCACGGTTGTTGGGCACTGAAAATCATCCAAAATGTTATCAATCAGAATAAGACAATATACAGGAATATCATGAtgttcaaaatcaaatattactGCAGCTTTTAGTCCAGCAGCAGTTGTTCCAGCACCTCCATGATGTACCTGGAAGAATGAACAACAATATCTCCACATATCATCGGCTGTTTAATAACAAAAGGCTGAACAACtttataaaatatgttattGACCTACTACTTTATCAAATTGAGGTGAGGTTAAAGTTTATGCACATATGGCTTGCACATGATATAAATAATTTGTCCCAATACAGATCATGCActatatacaacaacaacaacatacccaatgtaattcCACAAGTAGGGTCTGGGAAGGGTAGgatgtacacagaccttacctctacctttgTGGGATATAGATTAGAGAGGTTCCaatagaccctcgactcaaaagaaatgttataaaaaaaaaaaagtatccaTGATGTTGTtcactactccctctgtccctaattacttgtccacttttccttttttagttgtccctaattacttgtccattttgacaaattaagaaaggaccaaaaaaaattacctatcataccctcaattaattactttgaaaaaggtagaactttttgaaaatcttaagtcgttaattcatccacttcataattaataggggtaaaatggtaaactaactatgtcaataattgttttcttaataggtgtgtcaattcaaaagtggacaagtaattagggacaaagggagtaacaTTCAAACTCGTATTAAATTTTCCCGTCAAGTGTAGATTAAGATTCCATAACCCAAAATACTAAGCAGAATGACCTTCTGTAGCCATGGGAAAAGAAGGATAAGCTTTTAATAATCGGGTAGACGGCAATTAGGAACTAATCCAAGAATTGAACTGGATCAATAAACTAGTGGTTCACCCAGGGTGTTTCTTAATTAAAGTATATTTGTGGTAGATGTGATACAAAGACACAAAGCATGGGCAGAATCACAATTCATCAACttacaaatttatttcataaCCACATCACTAATCATCAATCCAATTCAGTCCTTAAACAGTGTaagatgaaaagatggggaaatGAAAGAGCATATGCAAATTTAGATGAAGACAGACCAATTAAATGAGGTAAAGAGGTTGTACCACAGCAGCACATTGCAGGAATAGCCAATCATGAGGGCAATTATCCAACAGGTACACAAAATCCTTGGGTTCCTTCACTGGGAGAAGATGATTTAGTCTTATCAGCTAATACAATCAATCATAAACCTTGTGAACCGCAGTTAGTTGTACGCATgatgtgacaaataaaaaatttgagtaCTTACAGCTCCCAAGGCCACCCCAGCCTCTGTTAATAATACCTCTTTGTCCAGTAATTTCTAGAGCTTGAACAATTATCTCAGTCATTTTTTCAGGTTCTTGAACAGGCTGTGAAAAACAATCTTGAGAAATTTGACACTAAAAGTTAAGCATAATACTTCAAAAGTCCACATAAATTAGCATAACATTTCAGCTGACTCTGAATCCGATGTGGGTAGACTCATGAATATCAAGATAGAAATCACTGGCGGTTATTGTAATACTTACAAGACTTAAAAAGGTAAGCTTGATACTTAAAAACCAACATAAATTAGTATAATATTTCAGTTGATCTTGAATCCCATGTACTCCCTCTCCCTTTGCCtgacaatagttgtccactattgacttggcACAGGGATTAAGAACCAGTAAATGATAGGGGTAATTTTACCAAATCACTCTTGTTAAATATAAGTCAtctaaacattgaaaaataatagtatttaatagcaagggtaAAAATGACACAACAAGCTAAATGattcattgattttataaactggacaagtattgttggacgtcccaaaatagtatagtggacaagtaaagaTCGATAGAGGGAGTAGTTTAGACTCATAGCAGCAAATAAATTATTGGCGGTCGACTTACAAGACTTCCAAAGCCAATATAGATAGGCTTTTCACCATCTTCAAGCCATTTAACGAGTGATTCTGGGGGTTCATAATTGGAAGCAAGGTCTAGAAAACAAAATCCCACCACGTCAATTTTTGGGCCCCAATCTGCAAATCACCCAATAGAAATGTAAGTGTTACTCAGACAGGCATGTTCTGCTGACAATTCCCTCGGTAATAAGGAAGGCAACAAAATGATAAAAGGACAACTCTTTAGTGACAATTCAACTCATGTtcagaagaaaatgaagaaagcaAGAAGCTTTATCTTCTAATGAAATTTACTTGCAGAATATACAGTAACCTTGGTGATGCAGCATGCCATCTTTATCAGAAGGAATAGCAGAATGTTACACTCAGAGATGCACTAACTTGGTTTCTCCCAGATTAATTTTGTGAAAAAGGAATAAATAACagttttaaaaatctaaaacgTTGGTTACTTTGGTGATAAAATAGGATTGGAAATCAAGTACTTTGCATATATTTATGCCAAGTACAACCAGATAcagatatttttgaagaaacaAATTTAGCAACTTAGAAGCTACAAAGGAAGTTGACGCGGGAAAGGGTAACATCTACCTAGACATAAATTGCTAACAGAAAGGAAAAGAGCAAGGCTAATTACTGGGAGCTTAACAGATCAACTAATTGTTCTACTTCCTCTATACATTCccttttacaccaaaaatacaaagatacaatacaTTTCTCTTCCACTCTGTATGGAGTTTGATTTGTTCTCAAAGGATCTTCCATTCCCTTTCTTCCACATTGACCACCATATGCATGGTGGGATCATTCTCCACCATTTCTTTTGGCTCTTGCTCCTCCCCTCTCCTAATCCATCAACTTAGTAGGTTAGGTCAGCAGCGTGTTCTGGCATTGTTGAGATGGTGTTTGTGAGCCTCAGGCACAAAGCCCAAAACTGGTTTGTAACTCTGCAGTGCAAGAATAGATGTCAATTGGTTTCATCTGTCTCATTGCAGAGAAAATATGTGGACACTAATTGTAGCCCCGTCTTCTTCAGTGCCTCCTGTGTTAAGCATGCTCTCTTAGCTACTGGCCATGTTAGTTCTTCattaatttcttcaaatctaCCAGTGACCATTTGGTCACAACTATCCACCATTTCCCCCTCCAGGTTGGAGGAAAACAAACCACAATCCCTCCACTCCTTCCAAAAGCAGACATATGAATTTCTCCTAAAGTAGCAGCAGCTTTCACTTGGCTTGTAGTGAAATAGGTTTGCTCAACGTCCAGATACATTGCGTATGTCCCGATACATCGCGTTAAGTGATGTACCCAACTGATACATcccgtaaagtgatgtatccgactTATACATCGCacaaagtgatgtatccgagaatAGGAGAGAGTAgcgatttttgtaattttttcatagtAGGGAATTTAAGAGAATATGGTCAAGAAAACCTCACAAAGAGGGGCATACAAATGTGTCCAAGATGCTATTTGTTTGAGCAACAGGCAGAGACAATCAACCATTTGTTTTTACACAGTAAAGTGGTTAGCCAACTATGGAACCTGTTTACAAGTTTTAGAGGCATAAGGTGGACTATGCCTGAAAGGGCAGGTCAGACTCTAGTAAGTGAGAACAATGAGGGTAGTGGTAGCACAGACCAAATCAGATGGAGAATTGTCCCACCAGTGATATGGTGGACCATTTGGAAGGAGAGAAATTTAAGATGTTTTGAAAGTATCAGTAGTCCTTCACCTAGGATTAAAATGAACTGCATTATCTCTTTTTGCTATTGGTGTAGTTTTGAGTATATAGATGATCCTGAAGCAATTGTAGACATTTTAGGATACTTGTAAGATGAAATAGGACCTAGAGATAGGTTTTCTTTTTTGGGTTGCTGAGCCTACTCAATTTGTATGTAGCTACCTGCTACCTCTATGATGTAAATTCTTGGGATCCCAGCCTTGGAGCtgaaaatttatatacaaaCTTGTTccctttgtcaaaaaaataaataaattctccTAGAGTTGTTGATAGTAATTAATCTCATTCCTTGCTAGTTTTTTTCCACCGACACAGAAATTTCGCCACTGAAGCATCAAATTTCTCACTAAAGCTCTTTTGCTCTCCCCATTTAAACCCCTTACATTCcatgagaatttttttattttcttgatatacCCGCTGATGTGATTCTCCCTCTTGCTCTTGGCTCCCCTTCCTTGAATTTCATGAAAAAAGACGGGTTCCTTACCTCCTTTGGGACTACTGCTTAGAGATTCTCCTGTTTCCCCTCCCTTTTTCGATCTTGTTCCAGCTCTCTCCTCTTATCAATCCTGAACAACAATCCACACGCTATCTCCTCGCACCCCTCAAAATCTGCCCCAAATTTCTTGCCTAGTTTGATGACATGGGGGTGTATCCATAACGTGTCTTTCTCCTTTGTTTCCTCCTCACTGATCAGTTCGTCCACTTGTACTGGCTCTATCGCTGAAATTCATTATCTGATATGGATCATCACCTTGTATCCCCTCTCCTTCCCAGGCTAAGGCATCCATAGTACTGCTTCCTATCATGGTTTTCTCTCCTTGTAGCGATTGGTCCTCCATGCAAAATTTTATTCTCCTTTCCTTGTGTTTCTTCTTCGTGAACATGATGGCTAACAATTAAAATTTGTGAAGGGCTCAGTTGTTCTTAATTTCTTTGAGCTTTGGGCAAGGTAGGCTTAATAACAAACCCAATGCATTGCCCTTCTATTTCTGAAGGATAGTATGTGTCCTTATATAGAAGGATTTTTAGCCCATTGTTTTTAGGTGTCCCCTTTGACCCCAACCCTGTGGTCCAGCTGCCACGTGTCCTACTCCTGCTTTTATCCCACATGTCTTCCTCATTGGGACCCTCAATATCCAAAGGATATTTCCGGCAGCTTTATTTCCTCTTATGTGCTTTGTTTCCTTTCCTTTCATACTACAACCTAGGTTGTCATCTTCTTTCCTCCTCGTCACTTTCACCTTGGACCCCGTGGCTCGTCATCCTTAACCCTTCTATATCTCGCCGGCGCTTCTACCCAGATGGGTAAAGAGAACACCCTGTCGTGAAGTTGGTAACCACCATTCAAGCTTCAATCCTATGCCCTGTCTCTTCCACTCTCCTATCATGATGTGTTCAGCAATCTCTCGCGACGgaaattcaaaaagaaattgaattccATTCAAATCGAACACCTGGAGATTGTGTACCCCTTTCCATGCTTGTTGATCCCATCTCCTTATGTCGTTACGAGTAAGGATCTCGTCGCAATCAGGGAAACTGCCCAGCAGACACCTGCTGAGCAGCTCATTTCCACCCATGGAGTGGAGGAAGTTCCCCCCACTGTCTCATGTTCCTTTAGTGATCATCTGTTTCTGTGTAAAGCTTCTTTATAGCTCCCTTCCCCTACAGTGTATTCAACTGCAGTGATCGCTTCAGCATTTAATGTAATCTGTGTAACTGCTTCCTTGTAAATGAAGACTTCAGTTCTTGTGTTGAGCCCCCTCGACCCCTCATTAAAGCTGTTTTCAGGAAAAATGATGACAGATCTGGTCAATCCATTTACTGCAAATATTGAGATGAatctatcatatttattgaacttCAGAGCAAAGTATAGAAAGGTGGAAATATCTCTGCATTTCCTAGTTTTAAGACTTTCCCCCTTATTTTTGATGCCTCACGAAGCCTTCTGTCGAGCCATAACAGAGCTCCCTTGCTTAAAATCATCCTTCTCATGTAAACCTTAGACCTTTCCACCCATTCGAACCGAGTTACTTCAGAGGGGTGGGGGGAATAGAGGCAGGTAGAGCTAGAaagggaaaaggaaaagtaagGTAGTCCCAACACAAGAAGAGAGTGTTCTCTTACTAGTACAGAAGGTAGTCCCAACACAAGAAGAGAGTGCTCTCTTACTAGTACAGAAGAGAACAATACTATCAAGGGTTTCTTCACCGGTCCTTCTTAAGCATGAAATACTACTTCAAAGAAGAggtaaggttttttttttttttatgacaaggaaaaccTGCAGTCACGCGCTCCTATGCAGTAGCTCACAAACCACacaggagaggtaacccgcactaggcaagcccggtgcgacgagctcgacccagaaggcaaactccttgctttcgctggcacagggtttcgaacttgagacctccaacatggaagtcccaagcccaaaccactggcaGGTTCTAGCTAAAAAGCATAGTGAGCATTATTCTGCCTGTACTCCCTTGTAAACTAATTCTTGATGAAGCCCCCAAAACTTCCTCAACCATGCTTCTCAGATAGTAGAACAGTACGAATAGTCACCAGTGAACTCCCACACAACTTCAACTCCTATCTCAACAATCAAATATGGTGGCAAGTTCTGTTCTATCTACATGAACTAAGAAACAACAATCATCTATGGACTATTAACAACGGCTCATGATCACATTAAAACAGTCCTGTACTTCCTCACAAGTATACTATATGTGAGAATACTTGTGTAGTTCCCAACACTGAGAATACCTTACCAAGATGATAAACTAAACTAATGAAGCAACAGATCTCATTTATCCATAGATGCAGACCTACTGGTTATCTACAGAAAAGAGAAGAATTGCATCCCTCTTATGAGAAACAGGAGAGCAATCCtacaaacatcaaaatgaacCTAACCAATGAATGTATAAGGGACTAGATTAAATGTCCCAACAAATTACACAGAACGTAAAATTGAATATAACTTAATTAGGACAAAACTGGGGTATCTGGAGTTATATGTGAGCCTTCTATTACCCACTAAAGAGTCCCTTGTTTCTACTTTTGGGAGGTAACACCTCCTTTCGACTTCGAAgccattttattattttggtttTCCACCCGGTGTCCTGTACTCACATTGGAGCCCAACTAAATCcgggaagtcccacattgggggaTAAAACACTCCCTAACAAAACCGACTCCGTATGGTCTAAATCTTATTTAATGTTGTGTCTAGCCAAACATCCACCATTTCAATGTCCTGGGAAGAAAAGAGATACAAAAGCTTGTTCAAACCCGGAACAGTTTATTACATAGTCATCCCAATAAACAGCTTCCAAATGACTACAAAAGCTATTTCTGAATGCAATCCAAACCTAAAAATTGTTAGGTCCAAACTAACCATCTAGGGACATTAAAGCGAACGAGGACAGATCTGCCATTCAAttaaatttcaactttcaacttgTGAAGCAATGGGTGTTCTCCTCATGACCAAATAAATGTGAAGTACTTAAAAAGGCAAACAGGTTGGCAAAGACATCTACAATTTATTATCAAGGACAATTAAACTATGTAAATGAGCCATCAAAAATTCACTATGCATCATGACCATGCAACTCACAAGGTAGAGTCTATAACAAGTTATTTGGAAAGAGACCTTTGGGTTTAGGAACTAAGTGTGGACTCCATATATACCCAAAAGGCACATCTGAATGGTAACTGTTGGAGTTACTCAAATAAGTTAATCGCCTTAACATCAACTTTTTCTTCCTAAAGTCATTTATCACATCCCGAATCCCAAGCCAGATCAGTCCATCAACAACTTGATATGATAGCTGCACAAGGCATTCAGAAATTAAATACAAATGATACAGAAAAGAATCAAGTGTAAGTCGAAATGCTAaagaatttctttcttttttctgaaACTGGTATCTTTGAAATGTTAgagaaaataaatgtcataaaaAACTCACTCTATTAGCAACTGACTGCTTGACACGAGAGAGAGGATGTGGAAACTCGCTAGTAGGCCTGCCAAGGAATGACAATAGGGAATTTTAGAAAGGTTGCATGTTACAAGAAACTCCATAATCCTACCCAGATAGAAAGAACGAGAATTGCAAAAGAAACCTGAggaaaaattctattttttaagGAGACCACTTACGTCCATGGCATTGTGAAAAATAAATGCAATGGTACTTGGAGGGCCTCTGCTACATGCGTATGTCCTAAACAAGTCAAATCAACAGATAAGTTGAATCACACAAATACGTGGGAAATGTTACTTGATCCAGCATATCATCAATCATGATAAAATTCGGCAGATATTACTGTACTCTTGAATGAAAAtcttttttccaattaaataaaacaagatgATTTAAATAAGAAGAATTTCTTCCAGATGCCAGCAATACTGACAGGAAGCACCTGTGACAAGAGTCAACGGCGTAACAACCAAGTTATACAGATTAAATGTCAAATGTCTTTACTTTGTGAAAACTGATGTctcattaaaataaaacatcAGCAAGGTCAGAATGTATAAATATTAAGTTGCTGATTTTTCCATGCAGTAATGAACTGACTGGCTTTAAGTATGAGCAATGCTATCCAAACAGAAACTTCGACAAAAAATCCATCACTTCCTATATGACTAGTGCAAACTGACATTCTAAGATTATGGAAAGACACATCAGTTGGCAATAAGGTTAGGCTAGTATTTGTCACAAACCAACCACTGGCATGGAATGGATAAGTAAAATATAGATAAAATCAAACAACTGCTGGATCCATTACCTGGGAAGAAGAGGAATCAGTTTATCTGAAACTTGGAATCTCATCTATTGTTTTCTGTGTTTGTGCTTACTTTTACAAAAACCCACTGTATAAATAGATGGAGTATACTTTTTGACAACATTAGTTGTTCAAAAGTCAAAGAACCAATCCTTTTGACATAGACAAAGATAGGGAATGACGATGTTTCTTAGCAACAATGTGAAGGTAAAACTTACAACCCAAGCAATCTTATCAAAGCATGAATAGTTCATATTGTAATTCATCAAACTGATAGTCTTACCATATGCAGGAGGATTGGCAATAATGGCATTTACTTTGAATGGAACATTTGACTCTGGATCGGGATCTACGCATGCAGGTAGTAAGGAGAATACaatatcttttatttgattaCGTTGAATAAATATTTCAGAAGGTCCAGATGGCAAAAACCCTTTATTCTTTACCATGTCTGCAAGAACATATATGCAGTGATCAAGTTTGCTGATTGTATTTACTAAATTTGATAGGGAGCAATTCTTAACAAAAAGTaacaaagagagagagagagagagaaagagaggagTGCATCAACAATTTTCGACCATCAATATATAGCAAAGTTGTAAAGTACAAACAGTCCAACCATAATACTTCTGTTTTAAGCACCAAACATATTAAGTGAAATTGAGAAAGGAATTTCTCTCTTTCAATACAATATACAGGCAGAAAGGCGAGTTAAGGCTGAGGACAGACGAATGGCATATATCTGCAACTACTGCGACAGAAGCTTGGCGCATcaaattgtttcttcttttctgCATCAATTTCCCCAATTAATGAGGATCCAATTTCAAAGCTTATACATGTACAATCACTTGTATATTTTACCAAACTGTACCTCACATGAACAGGAA
This genomic window contains:
- the LOC125856462 gene encoding sterol 3-beta-glucosyltransferase UGT80A2-like, encoding MEDSLEKNNGLRDSGEVPVDIEIEIQGETNGNQTNKESIDANCINVEGSVSGNETGHSATNVEKPVEKLEPGTSQPVKAGRQIQNQNRALRLLATKLFDDRVPLRKKLKLFNRLATVQDDGTVQFEVPGDIKPERLDFGTGVVYNGASGEAANDVADIPVVPPLQIVMLIVGTRGDVQPFVAIGKKLQENGHRVRLATHANFKEFVLGAGLEFYPLGGDPKVLAAYMVKNKGFLPSGPSEIFIQRNQIKDIVFSLLPACVDPDPESNVPFKVNAIIANPPAYGHTHVAEALQVPLHLFFTMPWTPTSEFPHPLSRVKQSVANRLSYQVVDGLIWLGIRDVINDFRKKKLMLRRLTYLSNSNSYHSDVPFGYIWSPHLVPKPKDWGPKIDVVGFCFLDLASNYEPPESLVKWLEDGEKPIYIGFGSLPVQEPEKMTEIIVQALEITGQRGIINRGWGGLGSLKEPKDFVYLLDNCPHDWLFLQCAAVVHHGGAGTTAAGLKAACPTTVVPFFGDQQFWGERVHARGVGPAPIPVDEFSLEKLVAAIRFMLDPKVKECAVELAKAMEHEDGVTGAVKAFYKHFPLESLEPKPEVSPRSPHFFSLRRCLGHS